The Methanophagales archaeon genome includes a window with the following:
- the cmr4 gene encoding type III-B CRISPR module RAMP protein Cmr4 → MNDGLKPKKIYARALDPIHIGAGGYRLGRVDNTIVRDPATDIPKIPGTSIAGVVRAFAEIVKEDDKKKEDSNKKLKNIDTEEVFGTESKKGILRFYDGQIILFPVSSIQGTVWITTKELIEYWCERIKDEKGEKIEIPDEIGDDAYAIKGIDTERPLNLGWLLLDIKKPENGQELVLPSGMDKWVKRIAVVSEKLFSHIVNDNLEVRTSVRIDPETGTAEAGKLFTYEAIPRGTVLGFEIGIDNALVEQRGINPDVVNDIIKGVSPYFKNLGTGGMGTRGFGRLELVKVKSRRF, encoded by the coding sequence ATGAATGACGGATTAAAACCCAAAAAGATATATGCAAGAGCGCTTGACCCGATCCACATAGGGGCAGGCGGCTACAGGCTTGGAAGGGTGGACAATACTATTGTGAGAGACCCTGCAACGGATATTCCGAAGATACCGGGAACTTCAATTGCAGGTGTTGTAAGGGCGTTTGCAGAGATTGTAAAAGAGGATGATAAAAAGAAAGAAGATTCTAATAAGAAACTTAAGAATATAGATACAGAGGAAGTATTTGGCACTGAATCCAAAAAAGGTATCTTGCGGTTCTACGATGGGCAGATAATCCTATTTCCTGTTTCCTCAATCCAGGGCACTGTGTGGATTACAACAAAAGAGCTGATTGAATACTGGTGTGAGAGAATAAAAGATGAAAAAGGAGAAAAGATAGAAATACCAGACGAAATAGGTGATGATGCATATGCAATTAAAGGGATAGATACAGAGAGACCATTGAATCTTGGCTGGCTGTTGCTTGATATTAAAAAACCTGAAAACGGGCAGGAATTAGTTTTGCCTTCAGGTATGGATAAATGGGTGAAAAGGATAGCTGTGGTGTCAGAGAAACTCTTCTCTCATATTGTAAATGACAATCTTGAGGTAAGAACCTCTGTAAGAATAGACCCAGAGACAGGAACTGCGGAAGCAGGGAAGTTATTCACTTATGAGGCAATACCACGGGGAACGGTGCTTGGATTTGAAATTGGTATAGATAATGCTCTGGTAGAACAAAGGGGTATAAATCCTGATGTTGTTAACGACATAATAAAGGGAGTTTCACCATACTTTAAGAATCTTGGCACAGGCGGAATGGGAACAAGGGGCTTTGGCAGGCTTGAGTTAGTTAAAGTAAAAAGTAGAAGATTCTAA
- a CDS encoding transposase zinc-binding domain-containing protein codes for MMSCKCPDRGCFVYYSPKCEEYCEISLGCNSTAYARIAISGTQQWAKTLSRKMFNVSHRHAVMTLPDKLRPVLKEKRRLWKVVMDSAIKALNATLA; via the coding sequence ATGATGAGCTGCAAATGTCCCGATAGGGGGTGTTTCGTTTATTACAGTCCAAAATGCGAGGAATACTGCGAGATCTCATTGGGCTGCAATAGCACAGCCTATGCTCGGATTGCGATAAGCGGTACACAGCAATGGGCAAAGACGCTTAGCCGTAAGATGTTCAACGTGTCACATAGACACGCAGTAATGACCCTTCCAGACAAATTACGTCCGGTACTGAAAGAAAAGCGCCGACTGTGGAAAGTCGTTATGGACTCGGCGATAAAAGCGTTGAATGCCACCTTAGCATAG